The following proteins are co-located in the Pseudomonas synxantha genome:
- a CDS encoding MFS transporter, producing MHNQIASFRAALDARPVSRYQWLILLLLALLLVTDGYDAQVLGYVVPALAKDWGLEKAAFGPVFSANLLGLTLGSLLVTPLADRFGVRRILLACVLIYASLTVLMVFANSLTTLMAARFICGIGMGGAMPSAMALMSEYSPPRLRTLMVTLAACGFSFGGAAGGFVAAGFIDGFGWQAVFLAGGVTPLLLFPFLAWLLPESLPRLLRDAPPYLRLRKVTARMLPDWQPPSASEAENRQEQGSNLTVVELFRNGYARPTLLIWATFFVSLILLYFMISWLPSLLLESGLALNEANLVTSMFLFAGTLGAILMAWFADRLKSKVRLLSGVLAAAALCTVLLGLNHDNPRYLVACVFAAGFCIIGGQLTLNAFASNFYPAQVRATGTGWALGVGRFGSILGPLFGSLLLAMHIPVQQIFLFCAIPAVVAALLIIQVRSPGVSEPIDTVRSDILKAP from the coding sequence ATGCACAATCAGATTGCCAGCTTTCGCGCGGCACTCGACGCCCGCCCGGTGTCGCGCTACCAATGGTTGATTCTCCTGTTGTTGGCATTGCTGCTGGTCACCGATGGCTATGACGCCCAGGTGCTGGGTTATGTAGTGCCGGCGCTGGCCAAGGATTGGGGTCTGGAAAAAGCCGCGTTTGGTCCGGTCTTCAGTGCCAACCTGCTGGGCCTGACCCTGGGCTCGCTGCTGGTGACGCCGCTGGCAGATCGGTTTGGCGTGCGACGTATCTTGCTGGCCTGTGTGCTGATCTACGCCAGCCTCACAGTGCTGATGGTGTTTGCCAATTCCCTGACCACACTGATGGCGGCACGGTTTATCTGCGGTATCGGCATGGGCGGCGCGATGCCCAGTGCCATGGCGTTGATGTCGGAATATTCGCCGCCACGCCTGCGCACCTTGATGGTGACCCTGGCCGCGTGTGGCTTCTCATTCGGCGGTGCGGCGGGCGGGTTTGTAGCCGCGGGGTTTATCGACGGCTTTGGTTGGCAGGCCGTGTTCCTGGCTGGCGGGGTGACGCCGTTGCTGCTGTTCCCATTCCTGGCGTGGCTGTTGCCCGAATCCCTGCCGCGTCTGTTGCGCGATGCACCGCCTTATCTGCGTTTGCGCAAGGTCACGGCGCGCATGCTGCCCGATTGGCAGCCGCCGTCTGCGAGCGAAGCCGAAAACCGCCAGGAGCAGGGCAGTAACCTTACGGTGGTGGAGCTGTTCCGCAACGGCTACGCCCGCCCGACGTTGTTGATCTGGGCGACCTTTTTCGTCAGCCTGATCCTGCTGTACTTCATGATCAGTTGGTTGCCTTCGCTGCTGCTCGAAAGCGGCCTGGCGCTGAATGAAGCCAACCTGGTCACCTCCATGTTCCTGTTCGCCGGTACCTTGGGCGCCATCCTCATGGCCTGGTTTGCCGACCGCCTGAAAAGCAAAGTGCGACTGCTGTCCGGCGTACTGGCGGCAGCGGCGTTGTGCACCGTCCTGCTGGGCTTGAACCACGACAACCCACGCTACCTGGTGGCCTGCGTGTTTGCCGCCGGGTTCTGCATCATCGGCGGGCAACTGACCCTCAATGCGTTTGCGAGCAATTTCTACCCGGCGCAGGTGCGCGCCACCGGCACGGGCTGGGCATTGGGGGTGGGGCGGTTCGGGTCGATCCTGGGGCCGTTGTTCGGCAGCCTTTTACTGGCGATGCATATACCGGTGCAGCAGATCTTCTTGTTCTGCGCGATTCCGGCGGTGGTGGCGGCGCTGTTGATTATCCAGGTGCGCTCGCCAGGCGTGAGCGAACCCATTGACACGGTACGTAGCGACATTCTCAAGGCGCCTTAA
- the maiA gene encoding maleylacetoacetate isomerase, which yields MELYTYYRSTASYRVRIALALKGLDFTALPVNLLVPAGGANHQPEYLAINPQGRVPALRTEEGALLIQSQAIVEYLEECYPQVPLLPKDPASRAHQRAVASIIACDIHPLHNSSTQNLLRKWGHDEAQLLEWIGHWVSQGLGAVEQLIGDDGFCFGAQPGMADAFLIPQLYAAERFKVPLGAYPRIGRVAALAAQHPAFVQAHPANQPDTP from the coding sequence ATGGAACTCTATACCTATTACCGTTCTACCGCGTCGTATCGGGTACGAATTGCCCTGGCGCTCAAGGGCCTGGACTTCACTGCATTGCCGGTCAACCTGCTGGTGCCGGCAGGCGGCGCCAATCACCAGCCTGAGTACCTGGCGATCAACCCGCAAGGGCGCGTGCCGGCGTTGCGCACTGAAGAAGGCGCGCTGCTGATTCAATCACAGGCGATCGTTGAGTACCTGGAGGAATGTTATCCACAGGTGCCGCTGCTTCCAAAAGATCCCGCGTCCCGTGCTCACCAGCGCGCAGTAGCGTCGATCATCGCCTGCGATATCCATCCTTTGCATAACTCCAGCACTCAAAACCTGTTGCGTAAGTGGGGGCATGATGAGGCGCAACTGCTCGAGTGGATCGGCCATTGGGTCAGCCAGGGTTTGGGCGCGGTGGAACAGTTGATTGGCGATGACGGGTTTTGCTTCGGCGCGCAGCCGGGCATGGCGGACGCGTTTCTGATACCCCAGCTGTACGCGGCCGAGCGCTTCAAGGTGCCGTTGGGCGCGTACCCGCGTATCGGCCGAGTAGCGGCGTTGGCGGCGCAGCATCCAGCGTTTGTGCAGGCTCATCCTGCCAACCAACCTGACACACCTTAG
- the fahA gene encoding fumarylacetoacetase — MTQPSLARSWVASANGHADFPLQNLPLGVFSINGSAPRSGVAIGDAILDLHAALDEFDGEARRAVEATAGGQLNAFFELGRGPRVALRERLLELLAEGSKLQTREAQVLHRAADCQMHLPARINDYTDFYVGIEHAQNVGKLFRPDNPLLPNYKYVPIGYHGRASTIRPSGTDVRRPKGQTLPAGQTEPTFGPCARLDYELELGIWIGQGNAMGDAIAIGDAAEHIAGFCLLNDWSARDIQAWEYQPLGPFLSKSFITSISPWVVTAEALEPFRKAQPARPEGDPQPLSYLLDKRDQNAGAFDIELEVLLTTASMREQNLSPHRLTLSNTQHMYWTVAQMVAHHSVNGCQLQAGDLFGSGTLSGPQPGQFGSLLEITEGGKKPIELPCGEVRKFLEDGDEIILRGRCIREGFASIGFGECRGTVVAAR, encoded by the coding sequence ATGACCCAACCATCGCTTGCCCGTAGCTGGGTGGCCTCCGCCAACGGCCACGCGGATTTCCCCCTGCAAAACCTGCCACTGGGCGTGTTCAGCATCAATGGCTCGGCACCTCGCAGTGGTGTGGCAATTGGCGACGCAATCCTCGACCTGCATGCCGCGCTGGACGAGTTTGACGGTGAAGCCCGACGCGCCGTCGAGGCCACGGCGGGTGGCCAACTGAACGCGTTTTTTGAACTCGGCCGTGGCCCTCGGGTGGCCCTGCGCGAGCGCCTGCTGGAACTGCTGGCCGAAGGCAGCAAGCTGCAGACCCGCGAGGCGCAGGTGCTGCACCGTGCCGCCGATTGCCAGATGCATTTGCCGGCCAGGATCAATGACTACACCGACTTCTACGTTGGCATCGAGCACGCGCAGAACGTCGGCAAATTGTTCCGCCCGGATAACCCATTGTTGCCGAACTACAAGTACGTGCCGATTGGCTACCACGGCCGTGCCTCGACCATTCGCCCGTCGGGCACGGATGTGCGGCGTCCCAAGGGCCAGACCCTGCCGGCCGGCCAGACCGAGCCGACCTTCGGACCCTGTGCACGCCTGGATTACGAATTGGAACTGGGCATCTGGATCGGCCAGGGCAACGCCATGGGCGACGCGATTGCCATTGGCGATGCCGCCGAACATATCGCCGGCTTCTGCTTGCTTAACGACTGGTCGGCGCGGGATATCCAGGCCTGGGAATACCAGCCGCTGGGGCCGTTTCTGTCGAAAAGCTTTATCACCAGCATCTCGCCATGGGTGGTGACGGCCGAAGCGCTGGAGCCATTCCGTAAAGCACAACCGGCGCGGCCCGAGGGTGACCCACAACCGTTGTCGTATCTCTTGGATAAGCGCGATCAGAACGCGGGTGCCTTTGATATCGAACTGGAGGTGCTGCTCACCACGGCCTCGATGCGTGAGCAGAACCTCTCCCCCCATCGCCTGACCTTGAGCAACACCCAACACATGTACTGGACCGTGGCGCAAATGGTTGCGCACCACAGCGTCAACGGCTGCCAGTTGCAGGCCGGTGACCTGTTCGGCTCGGGCACCTTGTCCGGTCCGCAACCGGGGCAGTTTGGCAGCCTGTTGGAGATCACCGAAGGTGGTAAAAAGCCGATTGAACTGCCCTGCGGCGAGGTGCGTAAATTCCTCGAGGACGGCGACGAAATCATCTTGCGTGGCCGTTGCATCCGCGAAGGTTTTGCCAGCATCGGCTTTGGTGAATGCCGCGGCACCGTAGTCGCGGCGCGCTGA
- the hmgA gene encoding homogentisate 1,2-dioxygenase — MDLEYLSGFGNEFASEALPGALPVGQNSPQKAPYGLYTELFSGTAFTMARSEARRTWLYRIQPSANHPAFIKLERQLAGGPLGAVTPNRLRWNPLDIPSEPTDFIDGLVGMVANSGSEKPSGISIYHYRANRSMERVFFNADGELLIVPEQGRLRIATELGVLEVEPLEIIVLPRGLKFRIELLDAQARGYVAENHGAPLRLPDLGPIGSNGLANPRDFLTPVAHYEDLKQPTTLVQKFLGELWACELDHSPLNVVAWHGNNVPYKYDLRRFNTIGTVSFDHPDPSIFTVLTSPTSTHGLANLDFVIFPPRWMVAENTFRPPWFHRNLMNEYMGLIQGAYDAKAEGFLPGGASLHSCMSAHGPDGETCTKAITADLAPHKIDNTMAFMFETSQVLRPTQFALECPQLQPAYDACWAALPATFNPNRR, encoded by the coding sequence ATGGACCTCGAATACCTTTCGGGCTTTGGCAACGAATTCGCCAGCGAGGCCTTGCCTGGCGCGCTGCCGGTCGGCCAGAACTCGCCGCAAAAAGCCCCTTACGGGCTCTACACCGAACTGTTTTCCGGTACCGCCTTCACCATGGCCCGCAGCGAAGCGCGGCGTACCTGGCTGTACCGCATCCAGCCGTCGGCCAACCACCCGGCGTTCATCAAGCTGGAACGCCAATTGGCCGGTGGCCCGCTGGGCGCAGTAACGCCTAATCGCCTGCGTTGGAACCCGTTGGATATTCCGAGTGAGCCGACGGACTTTATCGACGGCCTGGTCGGCATGGTGGCCAACTCGGGGTCGGAAAAACCTTCGGGCATCAGCATCTACCACTACCGCGCCAATCGCTCGATGGAGCGCGTGTTCTTTAATGCTGACGGCGAACTGTTGATCGTCCCCGAGCAAGGCCGCTTGCGTATCGCCACCGAACTCGGCGTGCTGGAGGTCGAGCCGCTGGAAATCATCGTGCTGCCCCGTGGCTTGAAATTCCGTATCGAGCTGCTGGATGCGCAAGCACGCGGCTACGTCGCGGAAAACCACGGCGCCCCGCTGCGCCTGCCGGATCTAGGACCTATCGGCAGCAACGGCCTGGCCAACCCTCGCGACTTCCTTACACCCGTTGCCCACTATGAAGACCTCAAGCAACCTACAACGCTGGTACAGAAATTCCTCGGTGAGCTGTGGGCCTGCGAGCTCGATCATTCGCCACTCAACGTGGTCGCCTGGCACGGCAATAACGTGCCGTACAAATACGACCTGCGGCGTTTCAACACTATCGGCACGGTGAGTTTCGATCACCCGGACCCGTCGATCTTCACCGTATTGACTTCGCCCACCAGCACCCATGGCTTGGCCAACCTCGACTTCGTGATCTTCCCACCGCGCTGGATGGTGGCCGAGAACACCTTCCGTCCGCCGTGGTTCCACCGCAACCTGATGAACGAATACATGGGCCTGATCCAGGGCGCCTACGATGCCAAGGCCGAAGGCTTCCTGCCTGGCGGCGCGTCGCTGCACAGTTGCATGAGCGCCCACGGCCCGGACGGCGAGACCTGCACCAAGGCCATCACTGCAGACCTGGCACCGCACAAAATTGATAACACCATGGCCTTCATGTTCGAGACCAGCCAAGTGTTGCGCCCGACCCAGTTCGCCCTGGAGTGCCCGCAACTGCAACCTGCCTACGATGCGTGCTGGGCCGCGCTGCCCGCCACCTTCAACCCGAATCGGAGATAA
- a CDS encoding IclR family transcriptional regulator: MEKPRDTGKQKVRSAEVGTDILKALAELSPSTSLSRLAEHVQMPASKVHRYLQALIASGFAEQNPATNHYGLGREALRVGLAALGSMDVLKVGAMPLAELRDELNETCFLAVWGNQGATVVQIEPAVRAVTVVTQLGSVLPLLSSSTGLVFSAYLPSRETVELREREIQAGAAHSLADDQAYATVCEQIRSRGLHFVHGLLMPGVDALSAPVFNAVGHVAAVMTVVGPTSLFHADEDGPAAQHLLAATRAVSWRMGYQP; the protein is encoded by the coding sequence ATGGAAAAGCCCCGCGACACCGGTAAACAGAAAGTCCGCTCGGCGGAAGTCGGCACCGATATCCTCAAGGCCCTGGCCGAACTGTCTCCCTCCACCTCGTTGTCACGCCTGGCCGAACATGTGCAGATGCCGGCGAGCAAGGTCCACCGCTATTTACAGGCGTTGATCGCCTCGGGTTTTGCCGAACAGAACCCCGCCACCAACCATTACGGCCTGGGCCGCGAAGCGTTGCGCGTGGGCCTGGCGGCGCTGGGCAGCATGGATGTGTTGAAAGTCGGCGCCATGCCCCTGGCGGAGCTGCGCGATGAATTGAATGAAACCTGCTTCCTGGCGGTGTGGGGCAACCAGGGCGCGACGGTGGTGCAGATTGAGCCGGCAGTGCGTGCCGTCACGGTGGTGACGCAGTTGGGATCGGTATTGCCATTGCTCAGCTCGTCCACCGGGCTGGTGTTCAGCGCCTACCTGCCATCGCGGGAAACCGTGGAATTGCGCGAACGCGAGATCCAAGCCGGCGCCGCCCACTCGCTGGCGGACGATCAGGCCTACGCCACGGTGTGCGAGCAGATCCGCAGCCGTGGCCTGCATTTTGTGCATGGCTTGCTGATGCCCGGCGTGGATGCGTTGTCGGCGCCGGTGTTCAATGCGGTGGGGCATGTGGCGGCGGTGATGACCGTAGTCGGCCCGACATCACTGTTCCACGCCGATGAAGATGGCCCGGCGGCGCAGCATCTGCTGGCGGCGACCCGGGCCGTGAGTTGGCGCATGGGCTATCAGCCCTGA
- the dacB gene encoding D-alanyl-D-alanine carboxypeptidase/D-alanyl-D-alanine-endopeptidase, translating into MHFAKWFHTSALLVGLSLLLGGCASVSQTSTPATLDKLLTDPALHGATVSLMVRDARTGTTLYQHNPRTRLVPASNLKLLTTAAAMDVLGPQYRFSTQLVSDGIRQGDRLTGNLYLRGLGDPSIQFADYQALAAQLASQGVRQVQGDLVFDDTWFDAERLGVDWSHDDETTYYGAQISALTVAPNADFDAGSVLVTAKAPLRAGSPVSVDIFPPTDYLQLSNRAVSGPGNTYGINRRHGTNLLQLSGAVAPGRQSQQLISVWEPTQLVANLFEQALAQQGIKVLGRRVMGAASPAAVTVLAEHQSAPLQELIVPLLKLSNNNMSEALLKAMGRQTANSGTAAAGVVAVAGFLKRQGVDTSSLNQVDGSGLSRRNLVSAQTLTDLLLAASKQPWFNAWYNALPIAGNTDRMTGGSLGYRLRTTPAQNNLHAKTGSMGGVSSLSGYVTDAHGRKLVFSMLTNNYVVAGAQVKALEDRVAVALSRSED; encoded by the coding sequence ATGCATTTTGCAAAATGGTTTCACACCAGCGCCCTGCTGGTCGGCTTGAGCTTGTTGCTGGGCGGCTGCGCCAGCGTTTCGCAGACGTCCACGCCTGCCACCCTGGACAAACTGTTAACCGACCCTGCGCTGCACGGCGCCACGGTGTCGCTGATGGTGCGCGATGCCCGCACTGGCACCACGCTCTACCAGCACAACCCGCGCACCCGCTTGGTGCCCGCTTCCAACCTCAAGCTGCTGACCACCGCGGCGGCGATGGATGTGTTGGGGCCGCAGTACCGTTTCTCTACTCAGTTAGTCAGTGATGGCATACGCCAGGGCGACCGTCTGACTGGCAACCTGTACCTGCGTGGCCTCGGCGACCCGAGCATCCAGTTCGCCGACTACCAGGCCCTCGCCGCGCAGTTGGCCAGCCAGGGTGTGCGCCAGGTTCAGGGTGACCTGGTGTTCGATGACACCTGGTTCGATGCCGAGCGGCTGGGCGTCGACTGGTCCCATGATGATGAAACCACCTACTACGGCGCGCAGATTTCGGCGCTGACCGTGGCACCCAATGCAGATTTCGATGCCGGCAGCGTACTGGTCACCGCCAAGGCGCCGTTGCGGGCTGGCTCGCCGGTGAGTGTCGATATCTTCCCGCCCACCGATTACCTGCAACTGAGCAATCGCGCCGTGAGTGGGCCGGGCAACACCTATGGAATCAACCGCCGCCATGGCACCAACCTGCTGCAGCTCAGTGGCGCGGTGGCTCCGGGGCGACAGAGCCAGCAACTGATCAGTGTCTGGGAGCCGACGCAACTGGTGGCCAATCTGTTTGAGCAGGCGCTGGCGCAGCAGGGGATTAAAGTATTAGGGCGCCGAGTGATGGGCGCGGCAAGTCCGGCAGCAGTGACAGTGCTGGCCGAGCACCAATCGGCGCCATTGCAGGAGCTGATCGTGCCGCTGCTCAAGCTCTCGAACAACAACATGTCCGAAGCCTTGCTCAAGGCCATGGGCCGCCAGACCGCCAACAGCGGCACGGCGGCGGCGGGCGTGGTGGCGGTGGCCGGGTTCTTGAAGCGCCAGGGGGTGGACACAAGCAGCCTCAATCAAGTTGACGGTTCCGGCCTGTCGCGGCGCAACCTGGTGTCGGCGCAAACCCTCACCGACCTGCTGCTGGCCGCGAGTAAACAGCCGTGGTTCAACGCCTGGTACAACGCGCTGCCGATTGCTGGCAACACTGACCGCATGACCGGCGGCAGCCTGGGTTATCGCCTGCGCACCACCCCAGCGCAAAACAACCTGCATGCCAAGACCGGCTCCATGGGCGGCGTGTCGTCATTGAGCGGCTACGTCACCGACGCCCACGGGCGCAAGCTGGTGTTCTCGATGCTGACCAACAACTATGTGGTGGCCGGCGCGCAGGTCAAGGCGCTGGAGGATCGCGTGGCCGTGGCCCTGTCACGCAGCGAGGATTGA
- a CDS encoding TonB-dependent siderophore receptor, whose amino-acid sequence MKATASGWVKQWLGASVLAVSGLALLPLGIAQAQEQQSAQFKFALAAKPLPQALSDFSRVTGLSVIYTDDAPYGLNAPEVSGQMSATQALQHLLSHSGFTFRQIDARTLALEPVPTDAAVSLGATTISAANPTQDSTSYQPPITSSVMRSRGLLLETPQTVNVVPAQVLRDQQPRNLDDALGNVSGITQSNTLGSTQDAVMLRGFGDNRNGSIMKDGMPVVQGRAMNATAERVEVLKGPSSLLYGIQDPGGVVNIVSKKPELVQSTSLTARGSSFGSGKNGSGGNLDTTGPLGDSGLAYRLIVDHEDEDYWRNYGTHRETLVAPSLAWYGDTTQVAVAYEHREFLAPFDRGTAIDPKTNHPLNIPATRRLDEPFNNMEGRSDLYRLTVDHDLNDDWKAHFGYSWNRETYDASQVRVVKVNTNGTLTRSMDGTQGALTTDRFATASLEGKVNVAGMQHDLVFGLDDEYRKIYRADLIRQAPRGTFDYNNPVYGNEVAGSRVSAPDSNQTDLLRSDSLFFQDAIHLNDQWILVGGARYQMYDQYAGKGVPFTANTDGNGQKWVPRAGLVYRYTDELSFYGSYTESFKPNSTIAPLANKTMLDGSLQPEESKAWELGTKFDMPGRITASAALFTIDKRNVLVQVGEGLTSVYSVAGKVRSRGLELDASGQLTDNWSLIGSYAYTDAEVTEDPTLKGNRLQNVAKNTGSLSAVYDFGSILGGDQLRVGAGARYVGKRAGDAANSFELPSYTVADVFASYDTRLEGQKVKFQLNVKNLFDRTYYTSSVNTQFVSIGDARQVSVSSTLTF is encoded by the coding sequence ATGAAGGCAACGGCAAGCGGTTGGGTAAAACAGTGGCTGGGAGCCTCGGTATTAGCGGTGTCGGGGTTGGCATTGCTGCCGCTTGGCATCGCCCAGGCGCAGGAGCAGCAAAGCGCTCAGTTCAAGTTTGCCCTGGCCGCCAAACCGTTGCCCCAGGCCCTGAGCGATTTCAGCCGGGTCACGGGCCTGAGCGTGATCTACACCGATGACGCGCCCTATGGCCTCAATGCCCCGGAGGTCAGCGGGCAGATGAGTGCGACCCAGGCCCTGCAACACCTGCTGAGCCATTCAGGTTTTACCTTCCGCCAGATCGACGCCCGCACCCTGGCCCTGGAGCCGGTGCCTACCGACGCAGCGGTGAGCCTCGGCGCCACCACCATCAGCGCAGCCAACCCGACCCAGGACAGCACCAGCTATCAGCCGCCGATCACCAGCTCGGTGATGCGCTCCCGTGGCCTTTTGCTGGAAACCCCGCAAACCGTCAACGTGGTGCCGGCCCAGGTGCTCCGCGACCAACAGCCGCGCAACCTGGATGACGCCCTGGGCAATGTCAGCGGCATCACCCAGTCCAACACCCTCGGCAGCACCCAGGACGCGGTGATGTTGCGCGGTTTTGGCGACAACCGTAATGGCTCGATCATGAAGGACGGCATGCCGGTGGTGCAGGGCCGGGCCATGAACGCGACCGCCGAGCGTGTCGAAGTGCTCAAGGGCCCGTCGTCTTTGTTGTATGGCATCCAGGACCCGGGTGGCGTGGTCAATATCGTCAGCAAGAAGCCCGAGCTGGTGCAGTCCACTTCCCTGACCGCCCGTGGCTCGAGCTTCGGCAGCGGCAAGAACGGCAGCGGTGGCAACCTGGACACCACCGGCCCGCTCGGTGACAGCGGCCTGGCCTATCGGCTGATCGTCGATCATGAAGATGAAGACTATTGGCGTAACTACGGCACCCACCGTGAGACGCTGGTGGCGCCGTCCCTGGCTTGGTATGGCGACACCACCCAAGTGGCAGTGGCCTATGAGCACCGCGAATTTCTCGCGCCGTTCGACCGTGGCACCGCCATCGACCCCAAGACCAACCACCCGTTGAACATCCCCGCCACCCGTCGCCTGGATGAGCCATTCAACAATATGGAAGGCCGCTCGGATTTATACCGCCTCACCGTCGATCACGATCTGAACGACGACTGGAAGGCCCACTTTGGCTACAGCTGGAACCGCGAGACCTACGATGCCAGCCAGGTGCGCGTGGTCAAGGTCAACACCAACGGCACCCTGACCCGCAGCATGGATGGCACCCAGGGCGCGTTGACCACTGACCGCTTTGCCACCGCCAGCCTCGAAGGCAAGGTCAACGTGGCCGGCATGCAACATGACTTGGTGTTCGGCCTGGACGACGAGTACCGCAAGATCTACCGTGCCGACCTGATCCGCCAGGCGCCGCGTGGCACGTTCGACTACAACAACCCCGTGTATGGCAACGAAGTGGCGGGTTCCAGGGTCAGCGCCCCCGACAGCAACCAGACCGACCTGCTGCGCAGCGACTCGCTGTTCTTTCAGGATGCCATCCACCTCAATGACCAGTGGATCCTGGTCGGCGGTGCGCGCTACCAGATGTACGACCAATACGCCGGCAAGGGCGTGCCGTTCACTGCCAACACTGATGGCAACGGGCAGAAGTGGGTGCCGCGTGCCGGCCTGGTGTATCGCTACACCGATGAGCTGTCGTTCTACGGCAGCTATACCGAGTCGTTCAAGCCCAACTCCACCATCGCGCCACTGGCGAATAAAACCATGCTGGACGGCAGCCTGCAGCCGGAAGAGTCCAAGGCCTGGGAGCTGGGCACCAAGTTCGATATGCCGGGACGTATCACTGCGAGCGCGGCGCTGTTCACGATCGACAAGCGCAATGTGCTGGTGCAGGTGGGTGAAGGCTTGACGTCGGTCTACAGCGTGGCGGGCAAGGTACGCTCCCGTGGCCTGGAGCTGGATGCCAGCGGCCAGTTGACCGACAACTGGAGCCTTATCGGCAGCTATGCCTACACCGATGCCGAGGTCACCGAAGACCCGACGCTCAAAGGCAACCGCCTGCAGAACGTGGCGAAAAACACCGGCTCGCTGTCGGCGGTGTATGACTTCGGCAGCATCCTGGGTGGCGATCAATTGCGGGTCGGCGCTGGTGCACGTTATGTGGGCAAGCGCGCCGGGGACGCGGCCAATAGCTTCGAACTGCCGAGCTACACCGTGGCCGATGTGTTCGCAAGCTATGACACCAGGCTTGAGGGGCAGAAGGTCAAGTTCCAGCTCAACGTGAAGAACCTGTTCGACCGCACTTACTACACCTCGTCGGTGAATACGCAGTTTGTGTCCATAGGCGATGCGCGGCAGGTGTCAGTGTCCAGCACCCTGACCTTCTGA
- a CDS encoding GIY-YIG nuclease family protein — MTDPSESKPWFVYLVRAANGSLYCGISNDPVRRFASHQSGKGARFFLSSPAVALVYTEQCASKGEALRQERLIKKLKKSAKECLAASGSLIDRGD; from the coding sequence GTGACTGATCCTTCTGAATCCAAACCCTGGTTTGTCTACCTGGTGCGCGCCGCCAATGGCTCGCTGTATTGCGGCATCAGCAATGATCCGGTGCGCCGCTTTGCCTCCCATCAAAGCGGCAAGGGCGCGCGGTTTTTCTTGTCCAGCCCCGCTGTTGCGCTGGTTTATACCGAGCAGTGTGCAAGCAAAGGGGAGGCGTTGCGCCAGGAGCGGCTGATCAAGAAGCTGAAGAAGAGCGCCAAGGAGTGCCTGGCGGCGAGCGGCTCATTGATTGACAGGGGCGACTAG
- a CDS encoding nuclear transport factor 2 family protein codes for MSDAHNALITQFYQAFQRLDAEAMAACYTDDVIFSDPAFGELRGRDAGDMWRMLTTRAKDFSLTFDQVRSDATTGSAHWVATYLFSATGNTVVNDIGARFVFRDGKICEHHDHFDLWRWSRQALGLKGLLLGWSPALKNAVRAQARKGLKAFQAGR; via the coding sequence ATGAGTGATGCCCATAACGCCCTGATCACCCAGTTCTACCAGGCCTTCCAACGCCTGGACGCCGAAGCCATGGCCGCCTGCTACACCGATGACGTGATATTCAGCGACCCGGCCTTCGGTGAATTGCGCGGGCGCGATGCCGGCGACATGTGGCGCATGCTCACCACCCGCGCCAAGGACTTTTCCCTGACGTTCGACCAGGTGCGCAGTGATGCAACCACCGGCAGCGCGCACTGGGTGGCGACGTACCTGTTCAGCGCCACCGGCAATACCGTGGTCAACGATATCGGCGCCAGGTTTGTGTTTCGCGACGGCAAGATCTGCGAACACCATGACCACTTCGACCTGTGGCGTTGGTCGCGCCAGGCGTTGGGCCTCAAGGGCCTGTTGCTCGGCTGGTCGCCAGCGCTGAAAAACGCCGTGCGTGCCCAGGCACGCAAAGGCTTGAAGGCATTCCAGGCCGGTCGTTGA
- a CDS encoding DUF1120 domain-containing protein — protein sequence MQPSRALMTAALLWAGVSNVMAASSVDLSVVGKITPAACTPLLSNGGMVDHGKISAQDLHPYLETKLPDSSLQVSVTCDAPTLIAIKSTDNRPGTSSGNNGSTAVFGLGLASDNTKIGWYVLNMAEVSADDVPGTPIESANGNMWLEASGSTAWQPGFLRSIKDPGNPTPTPLAMTTFKGVLEVATTLTNKRNLPITEEIQIDGSATLDVVYL from the coding sequence ATGCAACCGTCTCGTGCACTTATGACCGCCGCCTTGTTGTGGGCGGGTGTTTCCAATGTAATGGCTGCGTCCAGTGTGGATCTCAGTGTGGTCGGCAAGATCACACCGGCAGCCTGTACGCCCCTCTTGTCCAATGGCGGCATGGTCGACCACGGCAAGATCTCGGCCCAGGACCTGCATCCCTACCTTGAGACCAAACTTCCCGATTCCTCTTTGCAGGTGTCGGTGACCTGCGATGCGCCGACGCTGATCGCAATCAAGAGTACCGATAATCGCCCCGGTACCTCGAGTGGGAACAATGGATCGACGGCAGTGTTCGGACTTGGCCTGGCCAGTGACAATACAAAAATCGGCTGGTACGTCCTCAACATGGCTGAGGTGAGCGCCGATGACGTACCGGGTACCCCGATTGAGTCGGCCAATGGCAACATGTGGCTCGAGGCCTCCGGCAGTACGGCTTGGCAGCCGGGCTTTCTACGCAGCATCAAGGACCCTGGCAACCCCACTCCGACACCGCTGGCGATGACCACCTTCAAGGGGGTGCTGGAAGTGGCCACGACGCTGACCAACAAGCGGAATCTGCCGATTACCGAAGAGATCCAGATAGACGGCAGCGCCACACTGGATGTGGTCTACCTCTGA